From the Desulfovibrio sp. JY genome, one window contains:
- a CDS encoding response regulator, whose protein sequence is MRLLTKDGQEILRINSKDGQPWVVPGNELQIKSDRYYFKNSVDLPPGQIYTSPLDLNMEFGKLELPYKPMLRLAAPLRDAKGDVAAVLVLNYLGDVLLKKLHNRLEFAGQTVMLLNHEGFWLHGGGENDWSFMFPERAGHTFAASHPKLWRVINAATSGQVMGPGGLYTFATIVLTPDRLPGSDVHRGEVPEQFRQTWKVVSLTPDAVLAQVRFKQWPMYLIASSLVLILSALGAYLHASRMLERQAAALALGLSEARFRGLVETSPDLIWETDMDGYFTYVSPRAASLLGVPSEGLLGTKMAQFLPPGGDTPDGTPKTWEATLPGEGEGGEKSLEISCVPRRPPGGETLGRRGLARDITERRNAQLLLDAARQEAVQANLAKSEFLARMSHEIRTPLNAVIGMSHLALKTELTPKQEDYLTKIRSSADTLLAVINDILDYSKIEAGRFVIEQIPFDLDVVLGNVVDIMGPGAAEKQLEFLLSVGDDVPSWLVGDPLRLGQVLLNLVGNAVKFTESGEVLVDVRLEAMLADGARLRFAVRDTGIGLTPEQKNKLFLPFSQADGSISRRYGGTGLGLSICHRLVEFMGGNLAVESVPGQGSEFYFSLTLPVAQDGKAECPENAEALAGMHVLVVDDNANSRQILSDVLLSLRFSVTTAASGEEALRVLSRADHNIRVVLLDWKMPGMDGTACARHILAMSLPRRPAIVMVTAFGREEVRREAENTGVDAFLLKPVGRSVLFNTLAAVVGVPTEGVSCRTRRFDASADGAERLAAARGARVLLVEDNDINQQVARELLEGAGLVVEVAEDGAQAVDMVDAHAYAAVLMDVQMPVMDGLEAARRIRANPAHAALPIIAMTAHAMDQDRRKTLEAGMNDHIGKPIDPAELYGILARWLLPDGGGADAGRTQAAPAVPLLTETDERPRLDVRLGLSRVRSNEVLYRKILGEFPIKFSEIAASITERLGAGDTAVARRQAHTLKGVAGNIGAMALYAIAADVEACIRDRPEHCDALIGRLDRELAAAQEEIAAYLGAPPPETSSSPLEAAGEPLSRDALLTLAGELVDALAHSDTRALDVFAALAPEARRRDPDGVAALSDALRKLDFKAARSQADRLRDRLGEEARLSQSVPGAAHE, encoded by the coding sequence TTGCGTCTGCTCACCAAGGACGGCCAGGAAATCCTGCGCATCAACAGCAAGGACGGCCAGCCCTGGGTGGTCCCGGGCAATGAACTGCAAATAAAGTCAGACCGGTATTATTTTAAGAATTCCGTCGATCTCCCTCCCGGACAAATCTATACATCCCCCCTCGACCTGAATATGGAATTCGGCAAACTGGAACTGCCGTACAAGCCTATGTTGCGGCTCGCCGCGCCGTTGCGCGATGCCAAGGGGGACGTGGCCGCTGTTTTGGTCCTCAATTACCTGGGCGACGTGCTGCTCAAAAAATTGCACAACCGGCTGGAGTTTGCCGGGCAGACCGTGATGCTGCTCAACCACGAAGGCTTCTGGTTGCACGGCGGTGGGGAGAACGACTGGTCCTTCATGTTTCCGGAACGTGCCGGACATACGTTCGCGGCCAGCCATCCCAAACTGTGGCGCGTCATCAATGCCGCGACCTCGGGCCAGGTGATGGGGCCGGGCGGCCTCTACACTTTCGCCACCATCGTGCTCACGCCGGACAGGTTGCCGGGTTCCGACGTCCATCGCGGCGAAGTGCCCGAGCAGTTCCGGCAGACCTGGAAGGTGGTGTCCCTGACGCCCGATGCCGTCCTGGCCCAGGTTCGTTTCAAGCAGTGGCCCATGTATCTCATTGCCTCGTCGCTGGTTCTCATTCTGAGCGCTCTCGGGGCCTATCTGCACGCCAGCCGCATGTTGGAGCGCCAGGCCGCGGCCTTGGCCCTCGGCCTCAGCGAGGCGCGTTTTCGCGGCCTGGTCGAAACCTCGCCCGACCTGATCTGGGAAACGGACATGGACGGGTATTTTACCTACGTCAGCCCGCGCGCGGCCAGTCTGCTCGGCGTGCCGTCGGAAGGGCTGCTCGGCACGAAAATGGCGCAGTTCCTCCCCCCCGGCGGCGACACCCCCGACGGCACACCCAAAACCTGGGAGGCAACACTTCCCGGCGAGGGGGAGGGCGGCGAGAAGTCGCTTGAAATCAGCTGCGTGCCCCGGCGTCCGCCCGGGGGGGAGACTCTCGGCCGCAGGGGCCTGGCCCGGGACATCACCGAGCGCAGAAACGCCCAGCTTCTGCTCGACGCGGCCCGCCAGGAGGCGGTGCAGGCCAATCTGGCCAAAAGCGAATTCCTGGCCCGCATGAGCCATGAGATCCGCACGCCGCTCAATGCCGTCATCGGCATGAGCCACTTGGCCCTCAAAACCGAACTGACGCCCAAACAGGAGGACTACCTCACCAAGATCCGCTCCTCCGCCGACACCTTGCTCGCCGTGATCAACGACATCCTGGACTATTCCAAGATCGAGGCCGGCCGGTTCGTCATCGAGCAAATTCCCTTCGACCTGGACGTCGTGCTCGGCAACGTTGTCGATATCATGGGGCCGGGAGCCGCCGAAAAACAGCTCGAATTCCTGCTGTCCGTGGGCGATGACGTGCCGTCCTGGCTGGTCGGCGATCCGTTGCGCCTGGGCCAGGTGCTGCTCAACCTCGTCGGCAACGCCGTCAAGTTCACCGAATCCGGCGAAGTGCTCGTGGACGTGCGTCTGGAGGCGATGCTCGCGGACGGCGCGCGGTTGCGCTTTGCCGTGCGCGACACGGGCATCGGGCTGACGCCGGAGCAAAAAAACAAGCTGTTTCTCCCGTTTTCCCAGGCCGACGGTTCGATCTCGCGGCGTTACGGCGGCACCGGGCTGGGGCTGAGCATCTGCCATCGACTGGTGGAGTTCATGGGCGGCAACTTGGCGGTGGAAAGCGTTCCCGGCCAGGGCAGCGAATTCTATTTCAGCCTCACGTTGCCGGTCGCCCAGGATGGGAAGGCGGAGTGTCCGGAAAACGCCGAGGCCCTGGCCGGAATGCACGTGCTCGTCGTGGACGACAATGCCAATTCACGCCAGATTCTAAGCGATGTCCTGCTGTCTCTGCGTTTCAGCGTGACCACGGCGGCGAGCGGCGAGGAGGCGTTGCGTGTGCTTTCCCGCGCCGACCACAACATCCGGGTGGTCCTGCTCGACTGGAAGATGCCGGGCATGGACGGCACCGCCTGCGCCAGGCACATCCTCGCCATGTCGCTGCCGCGCCGGCCGGCCATCGTCATGGTGACCGCCTTCGGGCGCGAGGAGGTGCGGCGCGAGGCCGAAAACACCGGCGTCGACGCCTTCCTGCTCAAGCCAGTGGGCCGCTCCGTGCTCTTCAACACCCTGGCCGCCGTGGTCGGGGTGCCCACCGAGGGCGTGTCCTGCCGCACCAGGCGTTTCGACGCTTCGGCCGACGGGGCCGAGCGCCTGGCGGCCGCGCGCGGGGCGCGTGTCCTGCTGGTTGAGGACAACGACATCAACCAGCAGGTGGCGCGGGAGCTGCTCGAAGGGGCCGGCCTCGTCGTGGAGGTGGCCGAGGACGGCGCGCAGGCCGTGGACATGGTCGATGCCCATGCCTACGCGGCCGTGCTCATGGATGTGCAGATGCCGGTGATGGACGGTCTGGAAGCCGCCCGCCGCATCCGCGCCAACCCCGCCCATGCGGCCCTGCCGATCATCGCCATGACCGCCCACGCCATGGATCAGGATCGCCGCAAGACCCTGGAGGCGGGCATGAACGACCATATCGGCAAGCCCATCGATCCGGCGGAGCTCTATGGCATCCTGGCCCGCTGGCTGCTCCCGGACGGCGGTGGCGCCGACGCGGGCCGGACGCAGGCGGCCCCGGCCGTGCCGCTCCTGACGGAAACGGACGAGCGACCGCGCCTCGACGTCCGGCTGGGGCTGTCGCGCGTGCGGTCCAACGAAGTCCTGTACCGCAAGATCCTTGGGGAATTCCCTATAAAATTCAGCGAGATCGCCGCCTCGATCACCGAGCGCCTGGGGGCGGGGGACACGGCCGTGGCGCGGCGGCAGGCCCATACCCTCAAGGGCGTTGCCGGCAATATCGGGGCCATGGCGCTTTATGCCATTGCCGCCGACGTCGAGGCCTGCATCAGGGACAGGCCGGAGCACTGCGACGCCCTGATCGGACGGCTCGACCGGGAACTTGCCGCGGCGCAGGAGGAAATCGCCGCCTACCTCGGCGCGCCGCCGCCGGAAACGTCCTCGTCCCCGCTGGAGGCGGCCGGGGAACCGTTGTCCCGGGACGCGCTGCTGACGCTTGCCGGCGAGCTGGTCGACGCCCTGGCCCATAGCGACACCCGCGCCCTGGATGTGTTCGCCGCCCTGGCGCCCGAAGCCCGTCGCCGCGACCCGGACGGCGTCGCCGCCCTGTCCGACGCCTTGCGGAAACTCGATTTCAAGGCGGCCCGGTCCCAGGCCGACAGGCTGCGCGACAGGCTGGGCGAGGAGGCGCGCCTGTCGCAAAGCGTCCCGGGAGCGGCGCATGAGTGA
- a CDS encoding glycosyltransferase, giving the protein MFAWDPRLEAVGVDRPLVSIIVTSHNYARFIVACLESVRGQTYTAWECVVVDDASTDDTHEVLTAYLAGPGSGAAFRYVRREGNGGQMEAFRDGLALARGPFVMMLDADDVLLPDFLETHMAVHLGTKAVAFTSSNQYQIDASGAVIGGDHPDHLAKGFYRYVPQQVFQKTWWIWATASSMVFRRATLDLILPDPGVSFPICADYYIAHFCQQVGNSILIPTIHGCYRRHGENNFSANPLVGAINALGDVARHPPHDAFRRAMIAHVLAHYDRFRPIFGPVGVLVMLYRLARYDEMRRILTDHADTFAPCGRGLLRRYVRFRLTRLAYDRSPFDARLMVIDPPQTAFVPPPPVPGRIWLSRLRQRLGTLFVGTQPTPEACRHGN; this is encoded by the coding sequence ATGTTTGCATGGGATCCCAGACTGGAAGCCGTCGGCGTCGACCGGCCGCTCGTTTCCATCATCGTCACCAGCCACAACTACGCCCGGTTCATCGTCGCGTGTCTGGAGTCCGTGCGCGGCCAGACCTACACGGCCTGGGAGTGCGTTGTCGTGGACGACGCCTCCACGGACGACACGCACGAGGTCCTGACCGCCTATCTGGCCGGGCCGGGGAGCGGGGCGGCCTTTCGTTACGTCCGGCGGGAGGGCAACGGCGGCCAGATGGAGGCGTTTCGGGACGGCCTGGCCCTGGCCAGGGGCCCCTTCGTCATGATGCTCGACGCCGACGACGTGCTGCTGCCCGATTTCCTGGAAACACACATGGCCGTGCACCTCGGCACCAAGGCCGTGGCCTTCACGAGCTCCAACCAGTACCAGATCGACGCCTCCGGCGCGGTCATCGGCGGCGACCACCCGGACCATCTGGCCAAGGGGTTTTACCGCTACGTGCCCCAGCAGGTGTTCCAGAAAACCTGGTGGATCTGGGCCACGGCCAGTTCCATGGTTTTTCGCCGGGCCACCCTGGACCTGATCCTGCCCGATCCCGGCGTGTCCTTTCCCATCTGCGCCGACTACTACATCGCCCATTTCTGCCAGCAGGTCGGCAATTCCATCCTCATTCCCACCATCCACGGCTGCTACCGCCGCCATGGGGAGAACAATTTCAGCGCCAACCCGCTGGTCGGGGCCATAAACGCCCTGGGCGACGTGGCCAGACATCCGCCCCACGACGCGTTTCGCCGGGCCATGATCGCCCATGTGCTGGCCCATTACGACCGCTTCAGGCCCATTTTCGGACCGGTGGGGGTGCTGGTCATGCTGTACCGGCTGGCCCGCTACGACGAGATGCGCCGGATTCTTACGGACCACGCGGACACGTTCGCGCCCTGCGGCCGGGGGCTTTTGCGCCGCTATGTCCGGTTCCGCCTGACGCGCTTGGCTTATGACCGCAGTCCCTTTGACGCCCGGCTCATGGTCATCGATCCGCCCCAGACCGCCTTTGTGCCGCCGCCGCCCGTTCCAGGCCGCATCTGGCTTAGCCGGCTGCGCCAGCGGCTGGGGACGCTTTTCGTGGGAACGCAACCGACACCGGAGGCTTGTCGCCATGGCAACTGA
- a CDS encoding radical SAM protein: MTFPGVAFHTPGHLGRGAVLDLGLRCPHSCAFCYYSFLEGGPEQFSALRRAKMRDTASCRAIVRAIAANGLTHLDITGGEPTVHKGLPEIVSEAVAAGLAVRCITLGQFLLRERDGRTLLDRLLEAGLTDLLFSLHAADADAFAATCGGSLATLLAAMDALDARGFQYACNTVMLERNRRSLPDIARLAVSRGVYAVNFIAFNAYHAWRGMEQAAALAASYTKIRPYLEEAVAILTAGRVAANIRYVPLCAFPSLAAHVVGVLGVPYDPYEWRNRCLNHDQPPAYCAEPLAIPASGVRPVHAFSPLAETLPDGTTLCGMRGDRFKLFPAQCADCPARDACDGVDPVYLGRHGASELAPLRETTVGPLLRKRLDYLPAFLVKVRPDADMRGAMREEWGGGKKETGGKPF, from the coding sequence ATGACCTTTCCCGGCGTCGCTTTTCACACGCCAGGACACCTCGGCCGCGGCGCGGTGCTCGACCTGGGGCTACGCTGCCCCCACTCCTGCGCCTTCTGCTATTACAGCTTCTTGGAAGGCGGACCGGAACAATTTTCCGCCCTGCGCCGGGCCAAAATGCGCGATACCGCCTCGTGCCGCGCCATCGTCCGGGCCATTGCCGCCAATGGGCTAACCCATCTCGACATCACCGGCGGCGAGCCGACCGTGCACAAGGGACTGCCGGAGATCGTGTCCGAAGCCGTCGCCGCCGGGCTGGCCGTGCGCTGCATCACCCTCGGGCAGTTTCTCCTGCGCGAGCGCGACGGGCGCACGCTCCTCGACCGGCTCCTCGAAGCGGGCCTGACGGACCTGCTCTTTTCGCTCCATGCCGCCGACGCGGACGCCTTTGCCGCCACCTGCGGCGGGTCGCTCGCCACCCTGCTCGCGGCCATGGACGCCCTGGACGCGCGCGGCTTCCAGTACGCCTGCAACACGGTCATGCTGGAGCGAAACCGCCGCAGCCTCCCGGACATCGCCCGGCTGGCCGTCTCCCGAGGCGTCTACGCCGTCAACTTCATCGCCTTTAACGCCTACCATGCCTGGCGCGGCATGGAGCAAGCCGCCGCCCTGGCCGCGTCGTACACGAAAATCCGGCCCTATCTGGAAGAAGCCGTGGCCATCCTGACCGCCGGCCGGGTCGCGGCCAACATCCGCTACGTGCCGTTGTGCGCCTTTCCGTCCCTGGCCGCCCATGTGGTCGGGGTCCTCGGCGTGCCCTACGACCCCTACGAATGGCGCAACCGCTGCCTCAACCACGACCAGCCGCCGGCCTACTGCGCCGAGCCCCTGGCAATTCCGGCAAGCGGCGTGCGCCCGGTTCATGCCTTCTCGCCGCTTGCCGAAACGCTCCCCGACGGCACAACGCTTTGCGGCATGCGCGGTGACCGCTTCAAGCTCTTCCCGGCCCAGTGCGCCGACTGCCCGGCCCGAGACGCCTGCGACGGCGTGGACCCGGTGTACCTGGGCCGCCACGGCGCCTCGGAACTCGCGCCTCTCCGCGAAACAACCGTCGGGCCGCTGCTCCGAAAACGCCTGGACTACCTCCCCGCCTTTCTGGTCAAGGTCCGCCCCGACGCCGACATGCGCGGCGCTATGCGTGAGGAATGGGGGGGAGGAAAAAAGGAAACTGGGGGGAAACCTTTCTGA
- a CDS encoding glycosyl transferase gives MTNDILSPALLQSMTASFSVTDLIKTAETLKRSGQTASIETVYAAWLGHHPDDPLRYAVLFNYSVALQDVGKLDAARECLEQAITQHPEFMPAYINLGRIYERQGKIGLAVIQWSAGLAKMGGVTGTSVMHKTTALNQSARALEALSQDESAENMLRESLELDRQQREVIQHLVALRQRQCEWPVLLPSERVDRTLLLEGMSPLSAGAFADDPVLQLAIAARYNLLDVGQPEGAHFAWPKAMEQTGKLRIGYLSSDMREHAMGYLMTEIFGLHDRSKVEVHAYYCGIEATDDLHAKYKAEADHWTSISHLDDAAAAQKIVDDGIHILVDCNGYTRDARLKLIALRPAPVIINWLGYPGTMASPYHHYIIADDWIIPKDHELYYTEEVLRLPCYQPSNRTRTVAPERPTRAEAGLPEDAMVYCCFNGLHKVHRFTFERWLSILAEVPGSVLWLLGGPETVEKRLRDYAAGRGIAGERLVFAPKVKNPNHLARYPLADLFLDTTPYGAHTTASDALWMGVPVLTLSGRSFASRVCGSLVRAAGLPEMVCETPEAFIQRAVAFGKDPEALRVVREKLRDAHDSCVLFNMQLLVGKLEELYAQAFEAFKAGRLPRPDLTNLDAYLEVATRMDHEALDVQSLADYHGWWSEHLAKRHRQRPLSRDRRLVTDVEKFPGIEEH, from the coding sequence ATGACCAACGATATTCTGTCTCCGGCCTTGCTCCAGTCCATGACGGCCTCGTTTAGTGTCACCGACCTCATCAAGACGGCGGAAACCCTCAAGCGCAGCGGACAGACGGCCTCGATCGAGACGGTCTACGCCGCCTGGCTGGGGCACCATCCCGACGATCCGTTGCGCTACGCGGTGCTCTTCAACTATTCGGTCGCGCTTCAGGACGTCGGCAAGCTGGACGCGGCCCGGGAATGCCTCGAGCAGGCCATCACCCAACATCCGGAATTCATGCCGGCCTACATCAATCTCGGGCGCATCTACGAGCGGCAGGGCAAGATCGGCCTGGCCGTCATCCAGTGGTCGGCCGGCCTGGCCAAAATGGGGGGCGTCACCGGCACGTCCGTCATGCACAAGACCACGGCTCTCAACCAGAGCGCCCGGGCGCTGGAGGCGTTGAGCCAGGACGAGAGCGCGGAAAACATGCTGCGGGAGAGCCTGGAACTGGACCGACAGCAGCGGGAGGTCATCCAGCATCTGGTCGCGCTTAGGCAGCGGCAATGCGAGTGGCCGGTGCTTTTGCCCTCGGAGCGGGTGGACCGCACGCTGCTCCTCGAGGGCATGTCGCCCCTTTCCGCCGGGGCCTTTGCCGACGACCCCGTTTTGCAGTTGGCCATCGCCGCCAGGTACAACCTGCTCGATGTCGGCCAGCCCGAGGGGGCGCATTTCGCCTGGCCCAAGGCCATGGAGCAGACCGGCAAGCTGCGCATCGGCTACCTTTCTTCGGATATGCGCGAACACGCCATGGGCTACCTCATGACCGAAATCTTCGGGCTCCACGACAGGAGCAAGGTGGAGGTCCACGCCTACTACTGCGGCATCGAGGCCACCGACGACCTGCACGCGAAGTACAAGGCCGAAGCCGACCACTGGACGTCGATCAGCCACCTGGACGATGCGGCGGCGGCCCAAAAAATCGTCGACGACGGCATCCATATCCTGGTCGACTGCAACGGCTACACCCGGGACGCGCGCCTCAAATTGATCGCCCTGCGCCCCGCGCCGGTCATCATCAACTGGCTGGGCTATCCCGGCACCATGGCCAGCCCCTACCATCACTACATCATCGCCGACGACTGGATCATCCCCAAGGATCACGAGCTCTATTATACGGAAGAGGTCCTGCGCCTGCCGTGCTACCAGCCGAGCAACCGGACAAGGACCGTGGCCCCGGAACGTCCCACCCGGGCGGAGGCGGGCCTGCCGGAAGATGCCATGGTCTATTGCTGCTTCAACGGCCTGCACAAGGTGCACCGGTTCACCTTCGAGCGCTGGCTGTCGATCCTGGCCGAGGTGCCGGGGAGCGTGCTATGGCTGCTCGGCGGCCCCGAGACGGTGGAGAAGCGGCTGCGCGACTACGCGGCCGGACGCGGCATCGCCGGGGAACGGCTCGTGTTCGCGCCCAAGGTCAAGAATCCGAACCATCTGGCCCGCTATCCCCTGGCGGACCTCTTTTTGGACACCACGCCCTACGGCGCGCACACTACCGCCTCGGACGCCTTGTGGATGGGCGTGCCGGTCCTGACCCTGAGCGGCCGATCGTTCGCCTCCCGGGTCTGCGGCAGCCTGGTGCGCGCGGCCGGATTGCCGGAAATGGTGTGCGAGACGCCCGAGGCCTTTATCCAGCGGGCCGTGGCCTTCGGCAAGGACCCCGAGGCCCTGCGGGTCGTGCGGGAAAAGCTGCGCGACGCCCACGATTCCTGCGTGCTCTTCAATATGCAGCTGCTCGTCGGCAAGCTCGAAGAACTCTACGCCCAGGCCTTCGAAGCATTCAAAGCCGGCCGGCTGCCGCGACCGGACCTGACCAACCTCGACGCCTACCTGGAAGTCGCCACCCGCATGGACCACGAAGCCCTGGATGTGCAGTCCCTCGCCGATTACCACGGCTGGTGGTCGGAACACCTCGCCAAACGCCACCGGCAGCGTCCCCTGTCCCGCGACCGCCGCCTCGTTACCGATGTTGAGAAATTTCCGGGAATTGAAGAGCATTAG
- a CDS encoding glycosyltransferase yields MPQSAPFPTVSVVVPAYNQARYLRACLDSLWFQDYPALEIVVVDDASTDDTRGELAHFQDDLEHRQTSFASHYDADNDVIERTRHPVYRTAGRALRIVRHERNQGLGQTLNTGIAASSGDYCTYVPCDDLAYPHMLASLVAALTESGADFAYADMHIVDDAMRVLRRFALPDYGFTACFGNWYLLGVCKLYARALHDRCGLYDPALLAHDHDMFQRFALAGARFVHVPQALMAVRDHPQSRRVDIHAPDNWARLLEESKALVRQARAAVARGDVAP; encoded by the coding sequence ATGCCGCAATCAGCCCCCTTCCCCACGGTGTCCGTGGTCGTGCCGGCCTACAACCAGGCCCGCTATTTGCGTGCCTGCCTGGATTCCCTGTGGTTTCAGGACTATCCGGCCCTGGAAATCGTAGTCGTGGACGACGCCTCGACCGACGACACCCGGGGCGAACTGGCCCACTTCCAGGACGACCTGGAACATCGCCAGACCTCGTTCGCCAGCCATTACGACGCGGACAACGACGTCATCGAGCGAACCCGGCACCCGGTCTACCGCACCGCCGGCCGCGCCTTGCGCATCGTGCGCCACGAGCGCAACCAGGGACTCGGCCAGACGCTCAATACCGGCATCGCCGCCAGTTCGGGCGACTACTGCACCTACGTGCCCTGCGACGATCTGGCCTATCCCCACATGCTGGCCAGCCTCGTCGCCGCGCTTACGGAAAGCGGCGCGGATTTCGCCTACGCCGACATGCACATCGTGGACGACGCCATGCGCGTGCTGCGCCGCTTCGCCCTGCCGGACTACGGCTTTACGGCCTGCTTCGGGAACTGGTACCTGCTTGGCGTGTGCAAGCTCTACGCGCGCGCCCTGCACGACCGCTGCGGCCTCTACGACCCGGCGCTCCTGGCCCACGACCACGACATGTTCCAGCGCTTCGCCCTGGCCGGGGCGCGCTTCGTCCACGTGCCCCAAGCGCTCATGGCCGTGCGGGACCATCCCCAAAGCCGGCGGGTGGACATCCACGCCCCGGACAACTGGGCCCGGCTTCTGGAAGAGTCCAAGGCACTCGTGCGGCAAGCCCGGGCGGCCGTGGCCAGGGGGGACGTCGCGCCATGA
- a CDS encoding response regulator, which translates to MSEKKRVLVVDDTPDNIFILREILAPEYTVLAALNGPEALEVATNVPRPDCILLDVLMPGMDGYEVCRRLKAMDATRRIPVLFVTTLDDVRDETRGLELGAVDFITKPVRPPVVLARVRNHLRLKAYQDGLEQEVRRRTREVVRTQDVAILSLAALAESRDNELAGHFRRTQRVARLLARKMELLPAYADFFRTVSIDVLYKSLPLHDVGKVAIPDNILLKPGKLTPEEFETMKLHTVHGRDILTRAENFLGRDSFLSLARDIAYTHHERWDGTGYPEGLVGEAIPIPGRIMAVVDVYDALISERVYKAPMPHAKALEIIAQGGGTHFDPAIVAIFLGQEDRIREISLAHADCDAERQALAPAVSQP; encoded by the coding sequence ATGAGTGAAAAGAAGCGCGTGCTCGTTGTCGACGACACCCCGGACAACATCTTCATTCTGCGGGAGATCCTCGCCCCCGAGTACACCGTGCTGGCGGCGCTTAACGGTCCCGAGGCCCTGGAGGTCGCCACGAACGTGCCTCGGCCGGACTGCATCCTGCTCGACGTCCTCATGCCGGGCATGGACGGTTACGAGGTCTGTCGTCGGCTCAAGGCCATGGACGCCACGCGGCGTATCCCCGTGCTGTTCGTGACCACCCTCGACGACGTCCGCGACGAGACCCGGGGCCTGGAACTCGGGGCCGTGGACTTCATCACCAAGCCGGTGCGGCCGCCGGTGGTGTTGGCCCGGGTGCGCAACCACCTGCGCCTCAAGGCGTATCAGGACGGGTTGGAGCAGGAAGTGCGGCGGCGGACCAGGGAGGTCGTGCGCACCCAGGACGTGGCCATTTTGAGCCTGGCCGCCCTGGCCGAATCGCGGGACAACGAACTGGCCGGCCACTTCCGGCGCACCCAGCGCGTGGCCCGGCTCCTGGCCAGGAAGATGGAGCTTCTGCCCGCCTATGCCGATTTCTTTCGAACCGTCTCCATCGACGTCCTTTACAAGTCCCTCCCGCTGCACGACGTGGGCAAGGTGGCCATTCCCGACAACATCCTGCTCAAGCCCGGCAAGCTGACGCCCGAGGAATTCGAAACCATGAAGCTGCACACCGTGCACGGCCGCGATATCCTGACCCGGGCCGAGAACTTCCTGGGGCGCGATTCGTTTCTGAGCCTGGCCCGCGACATCGCCTATACCCACCATGAGCGCTGGGACGGGACCGGCTATCCCGAGGGCCTGGTCGGCGAGGCCATCCCCATCCCCGGGCGCATCATGGCCGTGGTGGATGTCTACGACGCGCTCATAAGCGAGCGCGTCTACAAGGCCCCGATGCCCCATGCGAAGGCTCTGGAAATCATCGCCCAGGGCGGGGGGACCCATTTCGACCCGGCCATTGTCGCCATTTTCCTCGGCCAGGAGGATCGTATCCGCGAAATTTCCCTCGCCCATGCCGATTGCGACGCGGAACGCCAGGCCCTGGCCCCCGCCGTTTCGCAGCCGTAA
- a CDS encoding response regulator, whose protein sequence is MSEPRFRILVVDDEEYNLMMLNEILRGDYDVSIALGGLDALELLASSLTVDLILLDVMMPDLDGYEVCRRLKENPARRDIPVIFVTALSAGEDEERGLRLGAVDYITKPFKPSVVAARVMAHLKLYRQQQVLEAMVAARTADLLRAKEEAEAANRAKTAFLANMSHELRTPLNGIHGMIELLAESGLDAQQREFAAYLKVSANRLLSLLTALMELSRLEAGKLVLAPKPYDLFDTLEALTAAFARKAAARGLVLRVDIAPKMPRLVVGDQAVLVQALVNLLENAVKFTHQGEVVLTATPMDTPADARENPEERTPWRRWLRFCVRDTGVGIAPDKLAEIFRSFVIAEDFLSKEFGGAGLGLSIAQALAGLHGGRVTAESTPGVGSLFCLELPFEAS, encoded by the coding sequence ATGTCTGAACCACGTTTTCGGATTCTGGTGGTGGATGACGAGGAATACAACCTCATGATGTTAAACGAGATCCTGCGCGGCGACTACGACGTGAGCATCGCTCTCGGCGGGCTCGACGCGCTGGAGCTGCTCGCCTCCTCCCTGACCGTGGACCTTATCCTGCTCGACGTCATGATGCCCGATCTCGACGGCTACGAGGTGTGCCGGCGTCTCAAGGAAAACCCCGCACGCAGGGATATCCCCGTAATTTTCGTGACGGCCCTGAGCGCCGGCGAGGACGAGGAGCGGGGGCTGCGGCTGGGGGCCGTGGACTACATCACCAAGCCCTTCAAGCCCTCGGTGGTCGCGGCCCGGGTCATGGCCCACCTGAAGCTCTACCGGCAGCAGCAGGTGCTCGAGGCCATGGTCGCGGCGCGCACGGCCGATTTGCTGCGGGCCAAGGAGGAAGCGGAAGCGGCCAATAGGGCCAAAACCGCCTTTCTGGCTAATATGAGCCACGAATTGCGCACGCCGCTCAACGGCATCCACGGCATGATCGAACTGTTGGCCGAAAGCGGACTCGACGCGCAGCAGCGGGAATTCGCCGCCTATCTCAAGGTCTCCGCCAACCGCCTCCTGTCGCTTCTAACCGCCCTGATGGAGCTGTCCCGGCTGGAAGCCGGCAAACTGGTCCTGGCGCCGAAACCCTACGACCTGTTCGACACCCTGGAGGCCCTGACGGCGGCTTTCGCCCGCAAGGCCGCGGCCAGGGGGCTCGTGTTGCGGGTGGACATCGCCCCGAAGATGCCCCGGCTCGTGGTCGGCGACCAGGCCGTGCTGGTCCAGGCCCTGGTCAATCTTTTGGAAAACGCGGTCAAATTCACGCATCAGGGCGAGGTGGTCCTGACCGCGACCCCCATGGACACGCCGGCGGACGCCCGGGAAAATCCCGAAGAACGCACCCCCTGGCGGCGGTGGCTGCGCTTTTGCGTGCGCGACACGGGGGTGGGCATCGCCCCGGACAAGCTGGCCGAGATCTTTCGCAGCTTCGTCATTGCCGAGGATTTTTTGAGCAAGGAATTCGGCGGGGCCGGCCTGGGGCTCAGTATTGCCCAGGCGCTGGCCGGGCTGCACGGCGGGCGCGTCACGGCGGAGAGCACGCCAGGCGTCGGCAGCCTGTTTTGCCTGGAGTTGCCCTTCGAAGCGAGCTGA